Proteins from a single region of Scatophagus argus isolate fScaArg1 chromosome 23, fScaArg1.pri, whole genome shotgun sequence:
- the acap1 gene encoding arf-GAP with coiled-coil, ANK repeat and PH domain-containing protein 1, translated as MTVKLDFEECLKDSPRFRAEIEDVQNDVSELETRLEKLVKQCHAMVEAGRVYCQSSKNFVSGLRELGHHCSGDKMMEECLDTFSKKLSIILEAQGEMIETTQKSVKMKLQNFVKEDVRRFKDVRKEFERSSECLEGAQARNAQAPRGKQHEVEEASCALLNARKTFRSGALDYVLEINVIEAKKKTDILMAMLSLMEAQAQFFQHGHQSLSELDKYRQKLNEEHTQFVLNSARDKRDMEQRHAAIKKKDMSYDDSIMDFNADAANGIAMEGYLYKRASNAFKTWSRRWFSIQKNQLVYQKKFKDQPTVVVEDLRLCTVKPSTENERRFCFEVVSPSKCCLLQADSERQQQAWISAVQNSIASAFQEHREDPHSPRQRCSSMSVSSPGGGGGGVADQESKGCKALEEVQAIQGNKQCCDCGEPGPDWASINLGITLCIVCSGIHRSLGVHFSKVRSLTLDSWEPELIKLMCELGNTVINRIYEARIDEITIKKPHPSSPRGDKESWIRSKYVEKKFIQKLPETGRNPPLSRSSARRNRSTTQDRTVQRPPLKPKPNRATLPRVTGLSPSDLVQKNNTGFHKDMDEEEEDLSGLHPGALLYRSAAMQNFPVMADALAHGADVNWVNVAEESSTPLIQAVSANALAACEFLLQNGATVNQADINGRGPLHHATILGHTGLVCLFLKRGADYNAKDRNQKDPITIAVDNANADIVTLLRIAKMNKEMREMDGAFGQSGDETYQDIFRDFSHMASNNPEKLKRRSADPKT; from the exons AGCTGAAATCGAAGATGTCCAAAACGATGTGAGCGAACTCGAGACACGATTGGAgaag CTTGTGAAACAATGCCACGCCATGGTGGAGGCAGGCAGGGTCTACTGCCAGAGCAGCAAGAACTTCGTCAGCGGCCTCCGGGAGCTGGGACACCACTGCTCTGGGGACAAGATGATGGAG GAGTGTTTagacacattttccaaaaagcTGTCAATCATCTTGGAGGCACAGGGG GAAATGATTGAGACCACACAGAAGTCAGTCAAGATGAAGCTGCAGAACTTTGTCAAAGA GGATGTGCGTCGGTTCAAGGATGTGCGCAAGGAGTTCGAGCGCAGCAGCGAATGTCTGGAGGGGGCACAGGCGAGGAACGCTCAGGCCCCACGGGGGAAACAGCACGAGGTGGAGGAGGCGAGCTGCGCTCTGCTTAACGCACGTAAGACCTTTCGGTCGGGGGCCCTGGATTATGTCTTGGAG ATTAATGTCATTGAGGCcaagaagaaaacagacattttgatgGCA ATGTTGTCGCTGATGGAGGCTCAAGCCCAGTTCTTCCAACATGGCCACCAGTCACTGTCAGAACTGGACAAGTATCGACAAAAACTGAACGAAGAG CACACTCAGTTTGTTCTGAACTCTGCCCGGGACAAGCGGGACATGGAGCAAAGACACGCTGCAATCAAGAAAAAG GACATGTCCTACGATGACTCCATCATGGATTTTAATGCCGATGCAGCCAATGGGATCGCCATGGAGGGATACCTCTACAAGAGAGCCAGCAACGCCTTCAAGACCTGGAGCAG GCGCTGGTTTTCGATTCAAAAAAATCAGCTAGTGTATCAGAAGAAATTCAAG GACCAGCCTACAGTGGTGGTGGAGGACTTGCGCCTTTGCACAGTCAAGCCCAGCACTGAAAATGAGAGACGATTCTGCTTTGAAGTGGTCTCCCCgtcaaa gtgttgtTTGTTGCAGGCAGATTCAGAAAGGCAGCAGCAGGCATGGATCAGCGCCGTCCAAAACAGCATCGCCTCAGCGTTTCAGGAGCACAGAGAGGACCCACACAGCcca AGACAGCGCTGCAGCTCGATGTCAGTGAGCAGtccaggaggagggggaggaggagtaGCGGATCAGGAGAGCAAAGGCTGCAAGGCGCTGGAGGAGGTTCAGGCGATCCAGGGGAACAAGCAGTGTTGTGACTGCGGGGAGCCTGGGCCTGATTGGGCCTCCATAAACCTGGGCATCACGCTTTGTATCGTGTGCTCAGGAatacacag GAGCCTGGGAGTCCATTTCTCCAAAGTACGCTCCCTCACGCTCGACTCCTGGGAGCCAGAGCTCATTAAG TTGATGTGTGAATTAGGAAACACGGTAATCAACAGGATCTACGAGGCCCGGATTGACGAGATCACCATCAAGAAGCCCCATCCCAGCAGCCCCAG AGGAGACAAGGAGTCATGGATCCGGTCAAAATATGTTGAAAAGAAGTTTATCCAGAAGCTGCCCGAGACCGGCAGGAACCCCCCGCTGAGTCGATCCAGCGCCAGGAGGAACCGATCGACCACGCAGGACCGGACCGTACAGCGACCACCACTCAAACCCAAACCAAACCGAGCTACTCTGCCTCGGGTCACAG GGCTGAGTCCCAGTGACCTTGTCCAAAAGAACAATACAGGCTTTCACAAAG ACAtggacgaggaagaggaggatctGAGCGGACTTCACCCTGGGGCGCTGCTGTACCGCTCGGCAGCCATGCAGAACTTCCCCGTCATGGCCGACGCTTTGGCCCACGGAGCCGACGTCAACTGGGTCAATGTGGCAGAGGAGTCCAGCACGCCACTGATACAAGCTGTCTCAGCA AACGCCCTGGCAGCCTGCGAGTTCCTTCTGCAGAACGGTGCCACCGTCAACCAGGCGGACATCAACGGGAGGGGACCACTTCACCACGCCACCATCCTGGGTCACACCGG GCTGGTTTGTCTCTTCTTGAAGCGAGGAGCAGACTACAACGCCAAAGACAGGAACCAGAAAGACCCCATAACTATAGCTGTGGACAACGCCAACGCTGACATCGTCACTCT GCTGCGGATCGCCAAGATGAACAAAGAGATGCGGGAGATGGACGGAGCGTTTGGCCAATCAG